The Deltaproteobacteria bacterium genome window below encodes:
- a CDS encoding TonB-dependent receptor encodes MSLRQRTLAWSIALLALVVIGFTPAFAQEEQKDESGIETIIVTSRKREESIQDIPIAVSAFSADSLESGNIEDVADIQMNVPNLQFSKTNFMGAGNISLRGVGNLATASTAEAGTGIHVNEAPFSGARIFETEFFDMERVEVLRGPQGTIFGRSAPGGAVNLYTKKPVFGEWGGSVQGEYGDYNHGKIKAVVNVPLGEHFAARFGGYYFSRDGTTENVHNGNKIDDRNLYMLRGSLAGEWDNVNFNLMASYFSEDDKRSRMNKQACTTDPRPWPYGIGCQGGDVEMQGDPINSGSILVYSTGIIMDTLHTLGPVHNFLLANGLAGIPFFVNRQVTQVPRFLTGPVGVFTPYSVPARLPIDGYLLSDAFADAAFGPRNYGTPTEFYAGASNPSGLRDVNTQLDPRYVTDETMVTLVVNWDVTENVRLTSVTGYHNWSNNSRTDYFWAVPPVSFAGGPRHFDFPDSDVHSPWGGLEGTYSSEFVFDRSWGEANAFSQEVRAASSFDGPLNFTAGMNFGEVEADLEYAVWAAGLEAFWDMPDTVLLCPNAYTYILNNPGSSCHDALPRSSYYLNETKPTRVSSWAIFGEVYWDPFESTHVTVGARYTDDHKESTQRVNLWVCNATGDPNAPCALNPFATQEGGFHNVTWKVGVAQDLDLSFAPDSLVYLNISTGFKGGGFNPAVDTSAGGTPVSLIFDEEKNLAYEVGFKGVLFDKLLFNTTAFYYDYEGMQLSKIVNRTAVNENADVKIYGVELETVYSVTDRFRINLNFSWLKTDIQELESADPADPTASQPGWTTIKQLLPFPAGQNYICNQTLNPLCLEGTPGNILDFSDGYGPDGFIQDLAGNELPAAPKFTVHVGAQYVFPVFGGWEMTPRVDFSWRSDQYARVYNTRKDLINSWEQLDAQLSFAKPDAPWMFELWAKNLQNNDDVTGHYFTDATSANFTNLFLLEPRTFGASVRYRWGESE; translated from the coding sequence ACCCTCGCTTGGAGCATCGCGCTCCTGGCACTCGTCGTGATCGGCTTCACGCCGGCCTTCGCGCAGGAAGAGCAGAAGGACGAAAGCGGGATCGAAACCATCATCGTGACCTCGCGAAAGCGCGAGGAGTCGATCCAGGACATCCCGATCGCGGTCAGCGCGTTCTCGGCCGATAGCCTCGAGAGCGGCAACATCGAGGATGTCGCCGACATCCAGATGAACGTGCCGAACCTCCAGTTCTCCAAGACAAACTTCATGGGGGCCGGCAACATCTCGCTGCGCGGCGTGGGGAATCTCGCCACCGCCTCCACCGCCGAAGCCGGCACCGGCATCCACGTGAACGAGGCGCCCTTTTCCGGCGCGCGCATCTTCGAGACCGAGTTCTTCGACATGGAGCGCGTCGAGGTGCTGCGCGGTCCGCAGGGCACCATCTTCGGCCGCAGCGCTCCCGGCGGCGCCGTCAACCTCTACACGAAGAAGCCCGTGTTCGGGGAATGGGGCGGCAGCGTCCAGGGCGAATACGGCGACTACAACCACGGCAAGATCAAGGCCGTGGTGAACGTGCCGCTCGGCGAGCACTTCGCGGCGCGCTTCGGCGGTTATTACTTCAGCCGCGACGGCACGACCGAGAACGTCCACAACGGCAACAAGATCGACGACCGCAACCTCTACATGCTGCGCGGCTCGCTCGCCGGCGAGTGGGACAACGTCAACTTCAACCTGATGGCCAGCTACTTCTCCGAGGACGACAAGCGCAGCCGCATGAACAAGCAGGCCTGCACGACCGACCCGCGGCCTTGGCCCTACGGCATCGGCTGCCAGGGCGGCGACGTCGAGATGCAGGGGGATCCGATCAACTCGGGCTCCATCCTGGTGTACTCGACGGGCATCATCATGGACACGTTGCACACGCTCGGCCCGGTGCACAACTTCTTGTTGGCGAACGGGCTGGCCGGCATTCCGTTCTTCGTGAATCGCCAGGTCACTCAGGTGCCGCGGTTCCTCACCGGTCCCGTCGGCGTGTTCACACCTTACTCGGTTCCGGCGCGTCTGCCGATCGACGGATACCTGCTCTCGGACGCGTTCGCGGATGCCGCGTTTGGGCCCCGGAACTACGGCACTCCGACGGAGTTCTACGCGGGAGCCAGCAACCCCTCGGGTCTGCGCGACGTGAACACGCAGCTCGACCCGCGATACGTCACGGACGAGACGATGGTGACGTTGGTGGTGAACTGGGACGTGACCGAGAACGTTCGCCTCACCTCGGTCACGGGCTACCACAACTGGAGCAACAACAGCCGTACGGACTACTTCTGGGCCGTTCCGCCCGTTTCCTTCGCCGGCGGCCCCCGCCACTTCGACTTCCCCGACAGCGACGTCCACTCGCCGTGGGGTGGGCTCGAAGGCACGTACAGCTCCGAGTTCGTTTTCGATCGCTCCTGGGGCGAAGCCAATGCCTTCAGCCAGGAGGTGCGCGCCGCTTCGAGCTTCGACGGGCCGCTCAACTTTACCGCCGGCATGAACTTCGGTGAGGTTGAGGCCGACCTCGAGTACGCCGTTTGGGCGGCGGGCCTCGAAGCGTTCTGGGACATGCCGGACACGGTCCTGCTCTGCCCGAACGCCTACACGTACATCCTCAACAACCCAGGCTCGTCCTGCCACGATGCGCTGCCGCGCTCCAGCTACTACCTGAACGAGACCAAGCCGACGCGTGTCTCGAGCTGGGCGATTTTCGGCGAGGTGTACTGGGATCCATTCGAGAGCACGCACGTGACCGTCGGCGCGCGCTACACGGACGACCACAAGGAATCCACGCAGCGCGTGAACCTGTGGGTGTGTAACGCGACCGGCGACCCGAACGCGCCGTGCGCGCTGAACCCGTTCGCGACGCAGGAGGGCGGCTTCCACAACGTCACGTGGAAGGTGGGCGTCGCGCAGGACCTCGACCTGTCGTTCGCTCCCGACTCACTCGTCTACCTGAACATCAGCACCGGCTTCAAGGGCGGTGGCTTCAATCCTGCGGTGGACACGTCGGCTGGCGGAACCCCGGTCTCCTTGATCTTCGACGAGGAGAAAAACCTCGCCTACGAGGTCGGTTTCAAGGGTGTGCTGTTCGACAAGCTCCTCTTCAACACGACCGCCTTCTATTACGACTACGAGGGCATGCAGCTCTCGAAGATCGTGAACCGCACGGCCGTGAACGAGAACGCCGACGTGAAGATCTACGGCGTCGAGCTCGAGACGGTCTACTCGGTCACCGATCGGTTCCGCATCAACCTGAATTTCTCGTGGCTGAAGACGGACATCCAGGAGCTCGAATCGGCAGACCCGGCGGATCCCACCGCCAGCCAGCCGGGTTGGACGACGATCAAGCAGCTGCTGCCGTTCCCGGCTGGCCAGAACTACATCTGCAACCAGACGCTCAACCCCCTCTGCCTCGAGGGAACGCCGGGCAACATCCTCGACTTCTCGGATGGCTACGGACCGGACGGGTTCATCCAGGACTTGGCGGGGAACGAGCTGCCGGCGGCACCCAAGTTCACGGTGCACGTCGGCGCCCAGTACGTGTTCCCCGTCTTCGGGGGCTGGGAGATGACGCCTCGTGTGGACTTCTCCTGGCGCAGCGACCAGTACGCCCGCGTCTACAACACCAGGAAGGACCTGATCAATTCCTGGGAGCAACTCGACGCGCAGCTCAGCTTCGCCAAGCCCGACGCCCCCTGGATGTTCGAGCTCTGGGCGAAGAACCTGCAGAACAACGACGACGTGACGGGCCACTACTTCACGGACGCCACCTCGGCGAACTTCACCAACTTGTTCCTGCTCGAGCCGCGCACCTTCGGCGCGTCCGTGCGGTACAGGTGGGGTGAGAGCGAGTAA